From Triticum urartu cultivar G1812 chromosome 2, Tu2.1, whole genome shotgun sequence, a single genomic window includes:
- the LOC125534995 gene encoding putative disease resistance protein RGA3 produces MDILVSAIVGDFISRSASFMISKYFQQQPGLNKIQQRLQRVLLRIDIIAEEAEARDITNQGMLRQLKMLRQGMYRGRYVLDASRFQAALDEEVSPSSSALCKYSPAKRLCFSRAGSGSSNREALLFGTNSNMREELQRMVDTLEETVSGMKEFIFFLESYPRIHRQPYGTYLVLDNCMFGRQTERERVLNFLLCPSATSDLAVLPIIGPRRVGKSTLVEYICRDESVRDGFSMIMFFPEGSLKDEGVVDLKGNIMNSLVRHENFASQNRLLIIVEIAEGISEETLRSLKSSATFITPCSGCKIIITSRSDRVVNLGTTEALRLDYLSQEAYWHYFKSLAFGSRSPDEEPKLASMAMEIALEHKQCFASAHIIAGMLRDNFNAQFWSTILDCVRAFKQTHLLMFGQHPYLRMREDAPVYGWRLASSSKYFLVCNTCQLGSSEEVPKISVQDIILGHGGTLPRGQFEALGWRSRIPPYYNYMVSCKMQEPQLTVGRKKRAHQEEEHLI; encoded by the coding sequence ATGGATATCCTCGTCTCTGCAATCGTAGGTGACTTCATCAGTAGGTCTGCATCGTTCATGATCAGCAAATACTTCCAGCAGCAGCCTGGCCTCAACAAGATTCAACAGAGGCTACAGAGAGTCCTACTGAGAATCGACATCATCGCCGAGGAGGCCGAAGCGCGGGACATCACCAACCAGGGGATGCTCCGTCAGCTCAAGATGTTGAGGCAAGGAATGTACAGAGGCCGCTATGTTCTTGATGCCTCGAGATTCCAAGCGGCCCTCGACGAGGAGGTAAGCCCCTCATCATCTGCGCTCTGTAAATATAGTCCAGCCAAACGGCTCTGTTTCTCTCGCGCCGGCAGTGGCAGCAGCAACAGAGAAGCGCTGTTGTTTGGCACAAACAGCAACATGAGGGAAGAGCTGCAACGGATGGTTGATACCCTTGAAGAGACCGTGTCTGGCATGAAGGAGTTTATTTTCTTCTTGGAGTCATATCCCCGGATACACCGCCAACCTTATGGCACATATTTGGTATTGGACAATTGCATGTTTGGTCGCCAAACGGAACGGGAGCGGGTCCTGAATTTCTTGCTTTGTCCCAGTGCTACTTCAGACTTGGCTGTACTTCCGATCATTGGTCCAAGAAGAGTAGGGAAGAGCACCCTTGTTGAGTACATCTGTAGGGATGAGAGTGTGCGTGATGGCTTCTCCATGATCATGTTCTTTCCAGAAGGCAGTCTCAAGGATGAAGGAGTGGTCGACCTGAAAGGGAACATTATGAATAGTCTAGTCAGACATGAGAATTTTGCTTCTCAAAACAGGTTGCTGATTATTGTTGAAATAGCCGAGGGCATTAGCGAGGAAACACTGAGAAGCCTGAAATCTTCCGCAACCTTCATCACACCTTGCAGTGGCTGCAAAATCATAATCACCAGTCGCTCGGATAGAGTAGTGAATCTGGGAACAACAGAAGCACTTCGACTGGACTATCTCTCTCAGGAAGCTTATTGGCATTATTTCAAGTCGCTTGCATTCGGAAGCAGAAGCCCTGATGAAGAGCCAAAACTGGCATCGATGGCCATGGAGATCGCTTTGGAACACAAACAGTGTTTCGCAAGCGCGCATATCATTGCTGGGATGCTGCGAGATAACTTCAATGCTCAATTCTGGAGCACAATTCTTGATTGTGTGAGAGCATTTAAACAGACACATCTCCTTATGTTTGGCCAGCACCCATACCTTCGTATGCGGGAAGATGCACCGGTGTATGGTTGGAGATTGGCGAGCAGCAGCAAATATTTCTTGGTTTGCAACACTTGTCAGTTAGGTTCCAGTGAGGAAGTCCCGAAGATCAGTGTGCAGGACATCATCTTAGGACATGGTGGTACACTACCACGTGGGCAATTTGAGGCCCTTGGATGGAGGTCTCGCATACCTCCCTACTACAACTACATGGTAAGCTGTAAGATGCAAGAACC
- the LOC125534996 gene encoding putative disease resistance RPP13-like protein 1 — protein sequence MDILVSAIVGDLISRSASFVISRYFQQQPDINKILQRLWSVLLRIDIFVEEAEARHITNQGMLRQLKMLRQGMYRGRYVLDALRFQAARGEEEMSHSSSALSKSSPTKCLRFSRTRSGSSSSNREALLFGTNNNIQDELQRMVDTLEDTVAGMKEFLFFMELYPRILRQPYGMYLLLDNCMFGRQMEREQVLNFLLSPGATSDLAVLPIVGPIRVGKSTLVEHVCRDESVRSHFSMILFFPQGSLRDEGVVDLKRNNINGLVRYRNSASQTRLLIIVEIAEDINEGTWRRLKSSTTGMTPCGGSKIIITSRSDRIVNLGTTEALRLDFLPPEAYWHFFKSLVFRSTNPDEQPKLATMAMEIALELRQGFTSAHIASGILRHNFNARFWCTVLECVRESRQTNLNMFGQHPNLRLREDAPVYCWRLVKSCRYFLIHNYHQSDSSENVPKINLRDIVLGSGGKLPCGEFEALAWKSRIPPYYNYRVSCKMQAPQLTVGRKKRVRQEEEHFV from the coding sequence ATGGATATCCTCGTCTCTGCAATCGTGGGTGACCTCATCAGCAGGTCTGCATCGTTCGTGATTAGCAGATACTTCCAGCAGCAGCCTGACATCAATAAGATTCTACAGAGGCTATGGAGTGTCCTACTGAGAATCGATATCTTCGTCGAGGAGGCCGAGGCACGGCACATCACCAACCAGGGGATGCTCCGTCAGCTCAAGATGTTGAGGCAAGGAATGTACAGAGGCCGCTATGTTCTCGATGCCTTGCGATTCCAAGCCGCCCGCGGCGAGGAGGAGATGAGCCACTCGTCATCTGCACTGTCCAAATCCAGTCCAACCAAATGCCTTCGTTTCTCTCGCACCcgcagtggcagcagcagcagcaacagagAAGCACTGTTGTTTGGCACAAACAACAACATACAAGACGAGCTGCAACGGATGGTTGATACCCTTGAAGACACCGTGGCTGGTATGAAGGAGTTTCTTTTCTTCATGGAGCTGTATCCTCGGATCCTCCGCCAACCTTATGGTATGTATTTGCTATTGGACAACTGCATGTTTGGTCGCCAAATGGAACGGGAACAGGTTCTGAATTTCTTGCTTAGTCCTGGTGCTACATCAGACTTGGCTGTACTTCCGATTGTTGGTCCAATAAGAGTAGGGAAGAGCACCCTTGTTGAACATGTCTGTAGGGATGAGAGTGTGCGCAGTCACTTCTCGATGATCCTGTTCTTTCCACAAGGTAGTCTCAGGGATGAAGGGGTGGTTGACCTGAAAAGAAACAATATTAATGGTCTAGTAAGATATCGAAACTCTGCTTCTCAGACCAGGTTGCTGATTATTGTTGAAATAGCTGAGGATATTAATGAAGGAACATGGAGAAGGCTGAAATCCTCCACAACCGGCATGACACCGTGTGGTGGGAGCAAAATTATAATAACCAGTCGATCAGATAGAATTGTGAATCTGGGAACAACTGAAGCACTTCGACTGGACTTTCTCCCTCCAGAAGCTTACTGGCATTTTTTCAAGTCACTTGTATTCAGAAGCACAAACCCTGATGAGCAGCCAAAACTAGCAACAATGGCCATGGAGATCGCTTTGGAACTGCGACAGGGTTTCACAAGCGCGCATATCGCTTCTGGGATATTGCGACATAACTTTAATGCTCGATTCTGGTGCACAGTTCTTGAATGTGTAAGAGAAAGTAGACAGACAAATCTCAATATGTTTGGCCAGCACCCAAACCTTCGTTTACGGGAAGATGCACCGGTGTATTGTTGGAGATTGGTGAAGAGCTGCAGATATTTCTTGATTCACAACTATCATCAGTCAGATTCCAGTGAGAATGTCCCTAAGATCAATCTGAGGGACATCGTCTTAGGATCTGGTGGTAAACTACCCTGTGGAGAATTTGAGGCTCTTGCATGGAAGTCGCGCATACCGCCCTACTACAACTACAGGGTAAGCTGTAAGATGCAAGCACCACAACTTACAGTAGGAAGGAAGAAGCGTGTGCGTCAAGAGGAAGAACATTTTGTTTGA
- the LOC125534999 gene encoding uncharacterized protein LOC125534999, translating into MPYWHFFKSLAFGSTNPDEQPKLATMAMEIALEQRQDFTSAHIVAGILRANINARFWRTILECVRAYKRTNLLLFDQHPYFRLRVDEPVYYWTLEKSRRYFLICNYHQSDSTESVPKISVQDILLGRGGTLPYGEFEALSWRSSIPPYYNYMVSCKMQAPQLTVGRKRRVHQEEQHFI; encoded by the coding sequence ATGCCTTACTGGCATTTTTTCAAGTCGCTTGCATTCGGAAGCACAAACCCTGATGAACAGCCAAAACTGGCAACAATGGCCATGGAGATTGCTTTGGAACAGAGACAGGATTTCACAAGCGCACATATCGTTGCTGGGATACTGCGAGCTAACATCAATGCTCGATTTTGGCGCACAATTCTTGAATGTGTAAGAGCATATAAACGGACAAATCTCCTTTTGTTTGACCAGCACCCATACTTTCGTTTGCGGGTAGATGAACCGGTGTACTATTGGACCTTGGAGAAGAGCCGCAGATATTTCTTGATTTGCAACTATCATCAGTCAGATTCCACCGAGAGTGTTCCAAAGATCAGTGTGCAGGACATTCTCCTAGGACGTGGTGGTACACTACCCTATGGAGAATTTGAGGCTCTTTCATGGAGGTCTAGCATACCGCCCTACTACAACTACATGGTAAGCTGTAAGATGCAAGCACCACAACTTACAGTGGGAAGGAAGAGGCGCGTGCATCAAGAGGAACAACATTTTATTTGA